In Miscanthus floridulus cultivar M001 chromosome 19, ASM1932011v1, whole genome shotgun sequence, the DNA window GCAAGAATCAATGCTGAAGCACACACTGGAACAAAAGATAAGATGGAAAAGAACACGCAACAGCAAAACAGCCCCTCCACACAACACCAAGGCGACGCCTCTACACACATCACACCAAGAAAGCCAATTGTCGACAATGATTACAAAGTGAGTCCAATAGACACAGAAGCCGGATGCTTCATACTAATGAGTTACGACCATGCTAAGGTTGTACAAATAGGTGACCATGTTCTTACAGCCAAACAGCTACGCCCTAATTTCATAGATGGCTTTATATTAGATGAGGTAAACTGATTTCAGGTCCTTTTTGTCCACAATAACATGCAAACACCTACTATGTACTAATAACTCCACCCTTTGCAGGTCATAAATGCCTATGTTGATTTTAGCAACGTGGAGACTGAAGAGGCATCATTCATAACAACTTTTCAAGCCAGGAAGTTGGCTACAGATAAACTGGGTGACCAACGACTGACatttaagaagttaattgccaaCAAATGTGTTCGAAGGCATTTGGTATGTAATACTAATTTTGTTTGGACACTTTTACTTGACATTTGCATTCAGGATAATATCCGTATTTATTTTTCAGGATAATATCCGCATTTGGTATGTAATACTGATTTTCAAAGTTTTTTCAGGTTTTCGTGCCTCTCCATATAAACAAAAACCACTGGGCTCTACTAGTGCTAAATTTTATAAAGAAAGAGGTCCAGCTACTTAACTCCTTAGCCTCAACCCGAGATGAAAACCAAGAGAAAGCATTGGTAAGTACAACGTAACACGTACCACCTATTCAATTACAATTACAGTTCGATCAAATTTAACATCTATCTCACCATCCACTAGGTGGAAAGCATACAAGAATGCATTGATTCTTCGGGCAACGATGGCTTGGTTAACTTGCACGCCTGGAAACGAATTCCTTATCATAACATACCGCAACAAACAGACGGGTACTCCTTTTCCCTTTTCTACATTAATGTTCTACTTAAATTACTAATTCTTATGTTCATTGCAGTCATTCATGCGGGGCGTTCATAATATTTTATATGCTAGCATGGGATGGAGAAAAAATGGCCTTTCATTTCACAAACGTGAGTCTTACAATCCTTGTTAATTCCAAATATCTACAGACTCATTCAATAATTGTTCTATGACAGTGCACAATTTTCACTTGTATAGACACAAATGCAAGGATTCAAACGGAGAATATGCACGAGGTTGCTCCTTTCTGATCGCAACATGAGACGACAACAATCGTACCAAAATCCTATCACGGTCTGAACTTTTAATTCATATTAAAAATGATCCAGATGCATCAACTTATACCAGACTGTACAAAATATGCTGGGTCTAACATTTTTCTTGATGATTCTTAGGAGGAAGAGTACTATGCAAACAATCCGGACGAACAACGCCAGCACGAACAGGCTGAAAATTCAAGCGATGTTCAAATAATAGAGACTAAAACTCCAAACCCTGAGGCTAGCACGAAAGAAGGGAAACGAAAAAAAGGAGGGAAAGGAACGAAAGGAACAGGATCTGAAAAAGGAACAGGAGCTCAAAATAGGAAAAGAGGACGACCGCCAACAAAATTAGTTGTCAATACTCCTCCTACTGTCGCAGATGAATTTAGTAGCGAATCTATCGCTAAACGAGTTCAAAGGGCTAAGCATCCAGGGAAACAGCAGACCAGCCCTTTTAGGCCTTTTTAGAACTAATGTGATGTCTATTTAGTAAGCTATATTTGATCTTTAGTTTGTCCAGATGACTAGAACGATGTGTGTTCAGACCTAAACGATGTGCTGAACTAAATTCATGTGTGTTCAGGCGCAAATACTTAGTCAAACATTTTCTTTAGCAATTCCTGCAAATATTTGCGGCGGTAGACAAGGCTACCCTCTACAACAAACATATGCCCCCATGGGAAGAGGTGTAAGtagatgcaaaccgtgcacaagACAAGAACGGCTGAAAGAAGATTAGAGGACTCAACCTGAACCCCAGTGGAGAAGAAGTCAAGATAGGATAGAACAGCCATTAGCGCACCAGCTCGCAAACAGGCCGTTGGGTGCTCCAGAGAGATCTTCTTAAGGGCCTGTAGAGACTGAGAAGGCGAGTAAAGTAAATGTGTTAGCAGCACCTTGatcattttttttagataatgaggATGACTGATCATATAGAGCGAAAAAAGAAGGAAAGGCACCACCTGCTCGGCGAGGTCCATGTACTCTATGGTGAACAGTCGAGCAAAGAAGCTCTGCTCTGATCCTCTCCAGCATCCGCCGAGGCCCAGCTTGGTGTTTTTTCCTAGGTCCATGACAATAATAATTACTACTTTCATTTCTCAACGAAGCGAGATGTATAATTAGGAGTATTATATACAtagatcaagtgcaagtgcagCAAACACCTTTCTACAAACCACCATGCTCACATACTCACATCAAACCCATGCTGCTGGTTACTACGTACTACTAGCAGGCGAGGGAGACACAGATCCTGGACCGGCCTAAACAAAACACAACATGGCTTTTTTTTAAATCTGTCAACGAACTGCTACAAAATAATGTGCCGTGTCATGCGGGGCCTCCTCTACAGTTAGCTTTAGCTTCACCACATCATGAAGCTACACTATGCTCTACGGACTGGACCGCCTGGACGGCCTTTCATCAGAAGTTGCACAAGTGCATCTGATCTCCCGGTTGGCACCCTGGATCTAGATGATGACCTGCATCTTTCTTCCTGTAATCACCACCAACCGCGGCCCAAGTCAACAAGCAAACCCGACCTATATGTGCATTCCAAAACTtctgctgccattttcagaatacATGCTCCGAGATTCAGGATGCTTCTCTTCTATTCAAAGATCCAACAAAATCGTCACAAAATTGcatcagagaaagaaatcattcaaaaaaagattaaaaaacTCTTCACCTCTTATATTAATATGTTGAATATCCTTATCCTTGCTCAACTCTTACGTTTCTTCTTCACTTTGCCCTATGGTAGCTGTCTTGCTACTAGTAGTGCACTGTGGAGATAGCCTGGTTTTTTCAGTGTTCAGGCACAGAAGTGCATCATCTTCTGCAGAAAAATAAAGTATACCCCTGATGATCTTTTGCCTAGTAAAATTCATGAAAACTCAATCAAACAGGTTATCCTTATGAAAGATTTAATCATCTTTTAAGAGGGAGTCCAGTCTCTATAGAACAAGAAATACAATTCCTAACTTCCTGCAGATTACCATGTAAAATTATTTACAAAAAAAATGAAAGTATAGAAATATGAGATACCTGTCAAGCTTTGATCTGAATAGCTAGATGTAGGCATTGCACCACCAGTGTGTGCAGGTATTGATACAGTAAAACTTTCAGATCTATCCAATTCCTTACGAAACACTTGTAACTCTACCTAAAAGAACAGGAAAAAGGTAAAGATAATATGTTACTATTATTTCCAATGTATATTTGGTCTAGTGAACTCTAATGAAAATTCTTGCCACAACCCACAAGTGCTAATAGCAAAACAATAGCAATAAAGCCTACTATCCAAGCACGCTGGGTAGGCTGTTACTGGTAAAAAAAACactacatatgcatttagaaagAGGAGCAACCTTGGTAACTCTTTTTTCTATGTCAAACTTTGAACAAAAAACATTAAGATGGCATGACTTCTCTGGCTAAAAAAGGATTGTAATGCATATCAGTAAAAGCATTAAGATACTCAATTTCAAATATTGATACAATTCATAGTGTATCTCATCGGTTAACAGATTCTTCTGTTTGGTCTGATTTGCTTAAAGTCAAGGATATCTATCTGATGGGTACCGACATCTGTATGAAAAATGGAAACCTCACTAGATTCTAGAAGGATAGATGGCTTTATCAACAACCTCTTTGTTTGACAGAGCCAGAGCTTTTTGAACTATGTGAGAGGGTTCAAAGTACTAAGTGGGCTCGACTCGTCACAGGCTAACATCACTTCGAGATGACCAAGCCAATCAAGCTCAGGTCAATAAGAAATTGCAGGTTCAGATCAATAAGAAATTGCAGGTTTAATGCAGTGATTGCTAGACAAAACTGACAGAACTCCTATATTTAGTGAACATTTGGCTCATGAAGTGAAATGCAGAACAAAATCAGCAATTCTATACAAATTCAACAATCCAGGAATACTTACAACGTGGATAACTTAAGAACTAGGGAATCGGTGTATGTACCTGCATCGGGGAGAGGTTGCTGTTGACGAACTGGGCGACAGTCTCCTTCCTGGCCGTGAGCTTCTGGCAGACCTCGCCGTCCTGGAGGCAGCTGCGGATCTTGGCCCAGTTCTGCGAGTCCTCCACCCTCCTCTGCATCCAGGTGGAGTAGTCCCCGAGGCGGTACTCCTTGTACCCCCTGCCGGAGACGACCCACCCGACGCCGTGGTTGGTGACGACGAAGGCGAATACGGTGAAGGCGAAGAGGAGCAGGATGAGGAGGAAGAGCCAGAGGAGGCACGAGGCGAGGCAGAGTGCCCCCGCGAGGCCCGTGAGGGAGAGCACGAGGAGGAGCACCCCCAGCGCGATCACGGGCCGCTGCAGGAACCCCCCGCCCCCTAGCGCGATGAACGGGACCGTGGACGCCGCCGGTCCCGGATCTCGCCTCCTCCACCATCTTTGTGGCGGCCGATTTGAGCAACCTCGGACCGCCGCGGACGCGCGCACCACGCCGCCCGCACCCTCCCGGCAGCTGggtcggccgccgccgccgggcccggatctcgcctcctccaccgcctttcCTGGATCTACGCGGTGCCGCCATTCGCCAGAGACTGGTGAGAAGCTTCGCATGCTCTGGCCGCCCTTGCCCTCGCCCTGGTAGTCGGCGCCGCCGCAGCCCTGCctggccctcgccctcgccctcgccctagcAGCCAACGCCGCCACAGCACACACGAAGGAAGAACAAATAGACAGACGAGAGTGGCTAAGGTTGAATTCGAGAAATAAACATTTTACAAACTATACTACTTCAATTATTCATATACTACTCAAAGATTATTTTACTATTATAAATTTACTATTCTACCCTTAATTACATAAAACAATTTCAAAAATAGAATTATCCCCTCTTTTCTTAAGGGCTGATCCCACCAATTTTAGTATGCACTTAGTGCATATGGTCCCACCATTTAGTATGCACTTTGTGCCTATCTAATTGGTTCCTCTTGGTTCCTCTGTCTTTTTAGCCGTCGGATCGGCCCTCGTGAGCCATCTATTTTCCGACAACCATTGTAAAAATTCTCATTATTTATATATAAGTTAGAATCAGAACTGTAATGGCAGCTGCTCTACTTGTGATTGCACAAAGTGCCGAATACAGATAATGATAGTATGCTGAAATGAAGCTTTGGAAATGCATCATATCAATCATCGTAATAATAGAAGTTTCAGAAGAGCTTTATTACTTTCCTTGGATAGGTACCGAGAGAGTAATAAGAGGTATAGAATTAACTAAAGACTTGGTCCTCCCAAGTTACTATCAGTTATATCTATTGGTACCTCTCCATGACATGCTTTGCTAGAATACATACACAGACACCCAATATCGAAATGTGTAACCACACtgaaaaaagaaatgcatttcccTAGGTGAGAGACGTCTCAGCATACCTTTGCTCCTTTAAATCAAAACTGGATAACCGATTTCATCAGCTCCAAGTTTTAACAGCTCAATGCCTCATTCAAGCCCCTGGTACCATGCCTCATTCAACACCATCGTCCTCTTAGATGCACTACTTTTTTAAATGTCAGGTTTATTCAAATTGTTTGTGTTCCAAACAAAATGATAGTTAGATATATGCAAACCAGATGCTAAGATGTTTACTTCTTACTACATATAAGCTctcaggatcaccggctcaggtgagtcgaccactcatcaGTCTTGTCGACCACGGCCGAGCACAACAGaggctgtccgaccacacacactatggctctaggtagaagaagagggagaacagagcatacacacagtacaagcatcagcgttggccggagccctatataagagatggcaaaactgaactccctttgttgagttgcagtggcaaactatatatacaactataTCCATCTAGTCCCAGTACAGCTGCACTGctacaacagtgactagataacaccacaggactgacttctgcgcttgtccctgcatgtggctacagtccggtatgtgagccgttcggcgcctgcctctacagcggctacagtactaCAGCAGAGAGCATTTTTGgcaccgccttcccttgctgtgtgttcataCAAGAAAgcaatagattatctaacaattcttcccctaatcctattgCTATCCCTTATACCCCCTCCATACTGATCATCTCCtttagctccgtgagtcgaagacgtccgcgcggcttggtgaggacgtccgcgagttgccgaccagtttcgacgaactcaacgacgatctgccctccatcaacacagtccctgaggaagtggaacttcacatcgatgtgtttgctccggtcgtgcagaatcggattcttcacgagggcgatggcgggctggttatcgaccatcagtgctggtgggtgagcttccacgccggtcagctcgcccagcagctagcgcagccacacaacttggcacgccgctgtggccgtcgCTACGTACTctacctcgcacgtagatagcgccaccaccttctgtttcagcgatagccatgaaattggagccgactcgaggaagacgagcactctaGAGGTGCTCCgctgtccgtcgatgtcccccgccatgtctgcatcgctaaaCACAGCGAGCTGTAGCCTACTCCCACCGGTGTTAGGGAAGATGATCCCCTTATCCACCGTCCCTTTGACGTAGCGCaatagccgcttcaccgcagcccagtgatcctctctaggatcctccatgaagcgactaacgtagcccacgacgaacgcaatgtccggcatagtgtggactaggtagtgcagaccgccgatgatgctctggtagagagttgcatccaccttcgtcgTGGTGCtgaccttcgtcagcttcagtcgctcctctatcggagtcacgcatggcttgcactcagccatgccgctctgctccaacagcttcgaggcatacgtgctctgatcgagcgtgagttcctccttcccctatttCACCttaatgccgaggtagtaggagagtgtgccgagatcgctcattcaaaaatgagccgccatctcacgcttgaattTGTTGATGTGCTCCGTGCACGcgtcggtgatgatcaagtcgtccacatacacgccgatgatgagctcctccttcccctattGCCGTGTGTAAagcacgtgctcggttgcgcaccgctggaacctaagctcgcccagcgtggcgtcaagcttggtgttccatgCTCATGGGGCCTGTCGTAGCctatagagcgccttgcgcagtcggagcaccatgtgctcctctcccttgatagcaaaacctagaggttgcctgacgaagactgtctccgccagctcaccattgaggaaggccgatttaacgtccaagtgattgatgcgctagtcctttgctgctgccaaggctagtagcaaacggacagactccatgcgcgctactagcgcaaagacttcctcaaagtctatgccctcgcgctgaacataGCCTTAGGTGCCAggcatgccttgtgcttgacaatggcgccgagctcatcccgcttgaccttgtacacccacttcaggctgattggacggcatcctggaggtggatcgacgagctgcaaTGTCTCATTTTTCTCGGTCGCCtttatctcctccagcatcgcccgttgcctatttccatcgcgctcggccatcacgaacatgggtggttcctctacgctGACGAGCAGTAGCTCTTGATCATTAagcagccgaccagccaggcctgagggccctgtgccaccgacgatgtcatccagcctgcggaaccgcacctccccaccttcgtggaaggcatccacgaactcagtgatgtcacttggaggtgaggcgaactcgatcagtgttgatggagttccctattctacctgagtgctcggcaccccggttgtagtgctcggcactactcctggacagctcgtcaccactcctggagtggtgtGCACCCCtcttggagtgctcggcacacGTCTtgcagtggtcggcaccactgcaagacccctCAGCTCCGCtacaggagtgctcggcatccgtcctggagtggtcaccaccactgcagaacctcccagcaccactcctggcgtgctcggcatccctccataagtgctcagcactcctccctgagtgctcggcatccctcccgaagtgctcggcaccacccTAGGAGTGttcggctctgttgctggagtgctcggcacccctcccagagtgcttggcacctcttccccagtgtctccaccaccatggatgaccaggtgctcgatgacaaaggtgctggtgaagccgccagcttccctcgtgctcggactgctccagtcccaagccgccttctcatcgagcacgacgtcgcgcgagacaagtaCCTTGTTTCCACGTGGGTTGTAGAGCCAGTATGCCTTGGTATCCTccacgtagcctaggaacaccatcggtgtgctcctgtcctccagcttggtgaggattggcttcgtcttcctgacgtagCCGATGCAGCTaaatgtccagaggaaggacacgctcggcttgcgcccataccaagcttcgaacgacgtcttgcccGTCAAGGCCTTGGTCGaagcacggttgaggatgaacaccaccgtggtcaccgcctcacccaaGAACCTTATGGGCATGcatttggccttcatcatggatcgagccatgtcgaccaccgtctggttccgtatctccaccacgccattctgttgtggcgagtacgacgCGGTGTgatgtcgcaccacaccctgatccgcgcagtatgcaacgaactccaccgaagtgaattcaccgccgcgatcagtcctcagcacacgGAGCTTCATGCCGCTCTtggcctccgcgcgcatcttgaacttcttgatcaccgtcgccgcttcgtccttgctcgtcaggagttgtagccacatgtagcgactacaatcatccatgagcaggaggaagtaccgccgaccaccatttgtaACTAGCGTGATCGGCCCGTAGATGTCGCCGTGGACGAactcgagagcgtccttcgcgtgatacttggccacctttgggaacggtaacctcctctgcttcctagccaagcagctgtcacatagctcgcatcagtgcttgatgtggggtagccctcgaacCATTTTCTCCAAccaaccaagcgcgtcgaagctgagatgtctgaaccgggcatgccacagccatggttcCTCGGtatgccttgccgccaggcacatcggctgctctacctttaggtcgagtAGGTACAACTGGTTTagagacctcttcaccttggcgagaagtcgctgctcccggtccctgatcctaaggactccgtccttgatcagtaccttgctaccgcgctcatccagctgaccaatgctgatgatactGGAACGCAGCtgcaggatgtaatatacatccgttagcgcgcggtgctccctgttttggcacctgaagatgatggtgccgcgccctcggatagccacccttgagccgtcaccaaacttcaccgtaccggtaacatcgtcgtcgagctcggagaaggatgccttggagcccgtcatgtggttgctagctctagagtccaggtaccaccgctgctcctggtcggcgccaacacgtccgaggtggacttaggcgcgtggttcatcgaggttgacagcctttagGGCCTTTCTAGGTCCTTGCATCGTCGTcgcctcttctttctcctcggcctcgacgtcgtgcagtgcatagaacgtcgccatcaggatagtggcctcatcatcatcatcagcttgcgtcAGATGAgactcagccttcttctcctgcttgcgatttgggcactcccgtgcccaatggcccgtcttcccgcagcgTCGATAGACGTtagggtcgacctgcttctttttcaccgaagaagccttgccacggcGTTTGTCATCGCCATCGTGGATAGAGGAGGCTACctcggagttcctccgagcaacccactcctcctctgttagCAGCAGTTTGccactgtccttcgttgctgtcgcctgctccaagcgctcgtccaccgcccgtagacggcctgtcacatcctcaatggtgagggtggacaagtccagcatcgtctctatagagcgagcgatctggatgtactttgctggcacggagtggaggtacttggagactgtctcctcttcgtcgatggtgacatcgtggctcttcagcttgctgatgagcgtctgcaggcggagggagaaatcctccaccgtttcaccatccttgaacttgaggttggcgtactcctgcttcagaagctgggccgtcgccttctttgcgcgatcggaaccgacgcgcatcgtcACAATAGCCTcacacgcctccttagcagagctcttcgcccccaacggctccctatactccgccggtacagcagcgaggatagcctccaacgctgacatgtcatcttcctcattttcggtgcccttgtcaacagcattctagagccatcgggctctgagcttgaccttcatggtcaccgaccactctccatagcgTCGGCCAACTAGTGCCGCTGACTTCCTGCAccatgcgaacaacgacctcagATCATGGTTGGACAGCCATAGTAGTGCCACTGTTGTCTCCCATTTCCGAACCgttcgtcatcgccagcggttagtccggcgacggcgtttgtacggctctgataccacttgttagcccacagtatcaccggctcaggtgagtcggccactcaccagtcttgtcgaCCATGGCCGAGCACGACAGAGGCTGTCCAACCACACGCACTATGGctcgaggtagaagaagagggagaacagagcatacacatatagtacaagcaccagcgttggccgaagccctgtataggagatggtaaaactgaactctctttgttgagttgcagtggcaaactatatatacaactataTCCATACAGTTgtcctgctgcaacagtgactagataacaccgtaggactgacttctgcgtctGTTCTTGCATGTGGCTACAGTTCGACAGGTAAGCCGTTCGACGTCTGCCTCTACAGCAGCTACAGTACTATAGTAGGGAGCCTTTTCGGCACAGCCTTCCCTTGCTATGTGTTTATATAAGGAAgcaatagattatctaacaattcggCTGAGCTGGATTAAAGTCGGCTGGTCGTTttcggtt includes these proteins:
- the LOC136526353 gene encoding secreted RxLR effector protein 161-like encodes the protein MEDPREDHWAAVKRLLRYVKGTVDKGIIFPNTGGSRLQLAVFSDADMAGDIDGQRSTSRVLVFLESAPISWLSLKQKVVALSTCEVEYVATATAACQVVWLR